GATGCCCGAGCGTTTCGACGCCTCGGACATGAAGGTCGAGCAGCTCTGGGCGACCTCGAAGGACGGAACCCGGGTCCCGTACTTCGTCGTCTCGAAGAAGGACCTGAAGCTGGACGGCTCGAACCCGACGCTGCTCTACGCCTATGGCGGCTTCCTGGTCAGCCAGACGCCGGCCTACGCCCAGACGGCGGGCAAGCTGTGGCTGGAGAAGGGCGGCGTCTACGTCGTCGCCAACATCCGCGGGGGAGGCGAGTTCGGCCCGCGCTGGCACAACGCGGGCCTCAAGCTGAACCGGATGCGGGTCTACGAGGACTTCTTCGCCGTCTCCGAGGACCTGATCGCCCGCAAGATCACCAGTCCCCGGCGCCTGGGTATCATGGGCGGCTCCAACGGCGGCCTCCTGATGGGCGTGGCGCTGACGAAGCGGCCCGAGCTCTACAACGCCGTGGTCATCCAGGTGCCGCTGTTCGACATGATCGGCTACACCCACATCGGGGCCGGGGCTTCCTGGGTCGGCGAGTACGGCGACCCGGCGATCCCCGCGGAGCGGGCGATGCTGATGAGCTATTCGCCCTACCAGAACCTGAAGCCCGGCCAGAAGTACCCGCGCGTGTTCCTGGAGACCTCCACCAAGGACGACCGGGTGCATCCGGCCCACGCCCGCAAGGCCGCCGCGCGGCTGAAGGAATACGGCTACGACTACCTCTATTACGAGAACATCGACGGCGGGCACGCCGCGGCGGCCAACCTGAACGAGCGGGCCATGCGCCAGGCGCTCGAATACACCTACCTCCACCAGCAGCTGATGGACTGAGGATGGCGCCGGGGCCGGTCAGCGCGGGAGTGCTCGCCTGGCGGGCCCGGCCGGAGGGGCCGCAGTTCCTGCTGGTGCATCCAGGCGGTCCCTACTGGCGAGGCAAGGACGAGGCGGCCTGGTCGATCCCCAAGGGGCTGGTCGAGCCGGACGAGGCCGACTGGGACGCCGCCCGGCGCGAGTTCCTGGAGGAGCTGGGGCAGCCGATCGACGGCGAGCCGGTGGAGCTGCCGCCCTGCCGGCTCCCCAGCGGCAAGATTGTGCGGGCCTGGCTGGTCGAGGCCGACCTCGACGTGACCGGCCTCAAGAGCAACGCGTTCGAGATGGAGTGGCCGCCGAGGTCCGGGCGCTGGGCCGCCTTCCCCGAGGTGGACAAGGCGGCCTGGTTCGCCGCCGGGGAGGCGAGGGCGCGCCTGCACAAGGGCCAGCGGCCGCTGCTGGAGGCGGCGCTGGCGAAGCTCGCCGGCCGCTGACCGGCCGCGCCGGATTTGCCCCGCCTGCGCCGGTTGGGCCATAAGGGGCGCTCCCAAAGACGCCGGAACCGTTCGCCGCGCGCGCCAGGCGCGCCGGTTCTCCCAGGCGCACCCCCCGGCGGCCACTCGGGCCGCGCCGACATGCCGGAGCCATGACCCTCGCAGACCTGACCGCCTTCGCCGCCCCCTATCCCTGGCTGGAGACCCTCTGGGCGCTCGCCCTGCTGGTCGCCGCCGCCGCCGTCGCCAACCTGCTGGTCAAGCCGCTGATCGTGCGGGTGCTGGCCCGGGTCTTCGACGGCCTCTCGCACCGGGTCAGCCACGAGGACGCCCTGCCGGTCGCCCGCCGGCTCGCCAACATCCTGCCGGCGGTGGTGATCGCGCAGGGGATCGTGCTGGTGCCGCACCTGCCGGTCGGCGTGGTCACGGTGACCCGCAATGTCTGCAGCGCCTTCGTCATCCTGATGGTCGTGCTGGCCCTCAGCGCGGCGCTCAACCTGCTGAACGACCTCTACCAGCGGCGGCCGACGGCCATGAGCCGGCCGATCAAGGGCTACCTGCAGGTGGTCAAGATCCTGCTGTTCGCCGCCGCCGCGGTGCTGATGGCGGCGGCGCTGATGGAACGCTCGCCGCTGCTGCTCCTCTCGGGCCTGGGCGCCATGGCCGCGGTGCTGATGCTGGTGTTCAAGGACACCATCCTGTCGCTGGTGGCCTCGGTGCAGATCGCCTCCAACGACATGGTCCGCCTCGGCGACTGGGTGGAGATGCCTCAGCTGAACGCCGACGGGGACGTGATCGACATCGCCCTGCACACGGTGAAGATCCAGAACTGGGACAAGACCATCACCACGATCCCGACGCAGCGGCTGATCACCGACTCGTTCAAGAACTGGCGCGGCATGCAGGAGTCGGGCGGGCGGCGGATCAAGCGCGCCCTGATGCTGGACCAGACGAGCGTCCGCTTCCTCGCCGACGAGGATCGGGAGCGCCTGCGGCGGATGTCGCTGATCGCCGACTACCTCGATCGCAAGCAGGCCGAGCTGGACGCCTGGAACCAGCGGCTGCTGGCGGACGGGCGCGATCCCGTGAACACCCGCCAGCTCACCAACCTCGGCACCTTCCGCGCCTATGTGCAGGCCTACCTCGAAGCCCATCCCACGATCGCCAGGAACATGACCCTGCTGGTCCGGCAGCTTCAGCCGACCCCCGAGGGCCTGCCGATCGAGATCTACTGCTTCACGGCCACGACCGCCTGGGCCGAGTACGAGGGCGTGCAGTCGGACATCTTCGACCACCTCTACGCGGTCCTGCCCGAGTTCGGCCTGCGGGTGTTCCAGGCCCCGACCGGCCTCGACCTCCAGCGGCTGGCGGCCGCCTAGGTCTCGGGCGGCGCCGAGCGCTGCAGCGAGCCGATGTCGAGGATCGGCGAGGCGTCGATGGTGTCGGCGTCCAGCAGCACGGCGACCCGCTCCAGGGCCGCGACTAGGCTCGCCTGCTCCCAGTCGGCGAGCTTCTCGAAGCGCGCGGCGAAGCGGTCCTGCAGGAGGTCCGGCGTTCCGGCCAGCGCCTCGCGGCCCGCCGGCGTCAGCACGACGTCGACCCGACGGCGGTCGGTCTCGCCGCGCCGGCGCATGAGGAGTCCGCGCTGTTCCAGCTTGTCGAGCAGGGCCGTGACGGTGGCCTGGCTCAGCCGGGCGGCTTCGGCGATGCCGCCGGCGCTCAGCACGCCCTGGCGGTCGACCAGCTGCAGCACGAGCAGCTGCGACGGCGTCAGCCCCGACGCGCGCGAGATGTCCCGCGCCGCGAATTCCGCAGCGCGCACGATCCGCCGGATCGCGATGAGGGCGCTGGTGAGGCGGGTGTCCATGGAGGCTCCTGCGACGCGACCGCGGTGTTGTTCCGCAGCTTGGGCGGTGGGGCAAGCATCGCCGCGAGAGGCTCATCAGAAGATTCGATTATCGAAGTAATCAGAACGGGTTCCGTCCGCGAACGCCGGGCGTGATCACAAGTCCGCGAGCCGATTCCAGGGGGTTTTCAGCGGTTATCTGCCCGGAAGGGTTGACATATTTCGTTCGATAAACAAAATAACTGCCATGACAACTGCTTCGCTTCGGCGGGCGGCTGGGGGGCTTGGGGTCCGAGTCGATCCCTCGCCGGGCCGTGTCGAGCTGCGGGCGCCCACTCTGGCGGACGGACCCGATGTCCACGCCCTGATCCGCGCCTGCCCGCCGCTCGACGAGAATTCGGCCTACTGCAATCTCCTCCAGTGCGCCCACTTCGCCGACACCTGCGTGACCGCGGTCGACGGGGAGGGCCTGGCCGGCTGGCTGTCGGCCTATGTCTCGCCGGCCGAGCCTGACACCATCTTCGTCTGGCAGGTGGCCGTGGCCCCCCGCGCCCGCGGAACCGGCCTTGGCGGCCGCATGCTGGCCGAGCTCCTGTCGCGCCCCGCCTGCCGCGGCGTGCGGCGGCTCACAACGACCATCACCGAGGGCAACCAGCCGTCCTGGCGGATGTTCGGCCGGCTGGCCGAGCGCCTGGGCGCGCCGCTCACCCGCGAGCCCTGCTTCCTGGAAGGCGTCCACCTGCCGGCCGGTCATTCGACCGAGCACATGGTCGCCATCGGACCATTCGACCCCGCGGCGACGCGGGCCTGATCCCAACCACAAGGAGACGCCATGTACGACGCCGAAGCCCCGGCGCGCGCTGACACCGCGTTCGCGCCTTTCGACCGCCTGGAGTCCCGGGTTCGTTCCTACTGCCGCAGCTTCCCGGCCGTGTTCGTCCGCGGGTCGGGCGCCTGGCTCTACGACGCAGACGGCAAGGCCTACCTCGACTTCCTCAGCGGCTGCGCCAGCCTCAACTACGGCCACAACCACCCGGCCCTGAAGCAGCGGCTCGTGGAGTACATCGCCGACGACGGCGTGGCTCACAGCCTCGACATGCACAGCCGCGCCAAGGCCGAGTTCCTGGAGGCTTTCGAAGCGGCCATCCTGCGGCCGCGCGGGATGTTCTACCGCGCCCAGTTCACCGGCCCCACGGGCGCCAACGCCGTCGAGGCGGCGCTGAAGCTCGCGCGCAAGATCACCGGCCGGACGAACGTCATCGCCTTCACCAACGGCTTCCACGGCGTGACCCTGGGGGCCCTGGCTGCCACCGGCAGCGGCGGCCACCGCGCGTCCGGCGGACTGCCCGCCCAGGGCGTCAGCCGCGCGGCCTACGACGGTTACTACGGGCCCGACGTCGACACCGCGGCCCAGCTCGACAAGCTGCTGTCGGATCCCTCGGGCGGCATCGATCCGCCGGCCGCGATCCTCGTGGAGACGGTGCAGGGCGAGGGCGGCCTCAACGTCGCCTCGGCCGAGTGGCTGCGCGCCATCGAGGCGATCGCGCGCAAGCACGGGGCGCTGTTCATCATCGACGACATCCAGGCTGGCTGCGGCCGCGCCGGCGGCTTCTTCAGCTTCGAGGACATGGGCGTGACGCCGGACATCGTCACCATGGCGAAGTCGCTCTCGGGGCTGGGCCTGCCGATGGCGCTGACGCTGATCCGTCCCGAGCGGGACGTCTGGCATCCCGGCCAGCACAACGGCACCTTCCGCGGCAACTGCCACGCCTTCGTCACCGCCAAGGCGGCGATTGACACCTTCTGGCGCGACGACGCCTTCGCCGAGCGGACCGCCGCCAAGGGCGAGCGGCTGCGCGCGCGGCTCGAGGAGATCGCCGGCAAGCATCCGGACGTCGTCCGCGGGACCAAGGGCCGCGGCATGATGCGGGGCATCGACGTCGGGTCGGGCGAGGTCTCGGGCCGGATCGTCAAGGCGGCCTTCGAGCGCGGCCTGGTGATCGAGACCAGCGGCCCGCGCGACGAGATCGTGAAGGTCCTGGCGCCCCTCACCATCGCCGACGAGGACCTGGACCGTGGCCTGGACATCCTGTCCGCCGCGATCGCCGACATCCGCGGCCGCGTGCAGCTGAACGCCGCCTGAGCCGCCGAAGACACGAGAGAGAGATACATGATCGTTCGCGACCTGAGCCAAGCCGAGAAGACCGACCGCCGCGTGGTGTCCAAGGGGTGGGAGAGCACGCGCCTCCTGCTGAAGGACGACGCGATGGGCTTCTCGTTCCACATCACGACCATCTACGAGGGCGCCGAGCTGCCCATGCACTACAAGAACCACCTGGAGGCGGTCTACTGCATCTCCGGGGAGGGTTCGATCGAGGACCTCGCCACCGGCCAGGTGCACGAGATCCGGCCGGGCGTGCTCTACGCACTCGACAAGCACGACCGCCACGTCCTGCGCGGCCGCACCCAGATGGTCATGGCCTGCGCCTTCAACCCGCCGGTGACCGGCCGCGAGGTGCACGACGAGACCGGCGCCTATCCCCTCGAAGCGGAGATGGCCTGAGGCCGCAGCGATGACGGAAGATCTCTATCCCTCCCGCGTGGCCTCGAAGCCTGCCTGGCAGCCGCGCATCGACCCGGTGGCCCACAGCCGCTGGACCCCTGAGGCGCCGATCTCGGCCGAACAGCACGTGATGTTCGAGCGCGACGGCTATCTCGTGCTCGAGAACCTGTTCTCGGCCGCCGAGGTGGCCACGCTACAGCGCGAACTGGAGCGGATGCGCAAGATGCCGGCCTCGCTGGAGACCGAGACGCTGATCGCCGAGCCCGGCTCGGGCGCGCTGCGCTCTGTCTTCGCGATCCACGCCCAGAACCGGCTGTTCGGCCGGCTGGCCGCCGACGAGCGGCTGGTGTCGGTCGCTCGCCACCTGCTGGGCGACGAGGTCTACATCCACCAGTCGCGGCTGAACTACAAAAGCGGCTTCGACGGCAGGGAATTCTACTGGCACTCGGATTTCGAGACCTGGCACGTCGAGGACGGGATGCCCCGCATGCGGGCGCTGTCGATGTCGGTCCAGCTCGCCGACAACCACGCCGTCAACGGCCCGCTGATGGTGATGCCGGGCTCGCAGCGGACGTACGTCTCGTGCGTCGGCGAGACGCCCGAGGACCACTACAAGCAGTCGCTGCGCAAGCAGGAGTACGGCGTGCCGGATCGCGACAGCCTGGCCCGCCTGGCCGAGACCTGCGGGATCGTCGCCCCCACCGGGCCGGCCGGCTCGGTCGTCCTGTTCGACTGCAACACCATGCACGGCTCGAACGGCAACATCACCCCGTTCCCGCGGGCCAACGCCTTCATCGTCTACAACTCGGTCTCCAACCGTCTGGTGGAGCCGTTCGGCGGGCGCGCCCCGCGGCCCGAGTTCATCGCCACCCGCGAGGGCTTCGAGCCGCTCACGGCGATGGGCGGCGACCTCGCCGAGGGGAGGGCGGCCTGATGGGCGTGCATACCGTCGAGAAGATCGGCGGCACCTCCATCTCGGACACGCGCGCGGTCCTGGACAACATCCTGATCGGCGCGCGGACGGGGGCCGAGCTGTACAACCGGATCTTCGTGGTCTCGGCCTACGCCGGCGTTACGGACAGGCTGCTCGAGCACAAGAAGACCGGCCGGCCGGGGGTGTACGCCCTGTTCGCCGCCGCGGCGTCGGGCGAGGGCGAGGCCTGGCGCACGGCGATCGACGACCTGCTGACGCACCTGCGGGCGCTGAACGCCGAGCGGTTCACCGACCCGGCGGACCTGGCGGCGGCCGACGCCTTCGTGGAGCAGCGGGTCGAGACCGCGCGCTCGTGCCTGGGCGACCTGCAGCGCCTCTGCGCCCAGGGCCACTTCCGGCTGGACGCCCAGCTCGGGGCCGTGCGCGAGATGCTGGCCTCGATCGGCGAGGCCCAGAGCGCCCACAACCTCACGCTCGAGCTGCGCCGCCGCGGCGTCAACGCCCGGATGGTCGACCTGACCGGCTGGGACGAGCCGGACGCCGTCGAGCTCGACGAGCTCCTGGCGCGCGCCTTCGCCGACGTGGACCTGGCGAGCGAGCTGCCCATCGCCACCGGCTACGCCAAGGCGGGCAAGGGCCTGATGGCCGAATACGGCCGCGGCTACAGCGAGGTGGTGTTCAGCCGCACGGCGGTGGTGACGGGGGCCCGCGAGGCCACGATCCACAAGGAGTTCCACCTCTCGAGCGCCGATCCCAAGCTGGTCGGGCCCGGGGCCGTGCGGAAGGTCGGGCGGACGAACTACGACGTCGCCGACCAACTGGCGAACCTCGGCATGGAGGCGATCCACCCACGGGCGGCGCGCGGCCTGCGCCAGGCCGGCATCCCCCTCTGCGTGCGCAACACCTTCGATCCCGAGGATCGGGGCACGACCATCTGGTCGGACTTCGTCTCGGAGCAGCCGCGGGTGGAGATCATCTGCGGCCTCACGGGCCTGACGGCGCTGGAGCTCTTCGAGCCCGACATGGTGGGGGTGAAGGGCTATGACGCCGGCATCCTGGCGGTGCTCACCCGGCACGCGGCGCGGATCGTCTCGAAGGCGTCGAACGCCAACACGATCAGCCACTACCTCGACGCCACGCCCAAGCAGGTGAAGCGGGTGATCGCCGACCTGGAACGCGAGTTCCCGAACGCCACGGTGACGACTCAGCAGGTCGCGGTGGTGGCGGTGATCGGCAGCGACCTGAACATCCCCGGGCTCACCGCCGCGGCGGCGCAGGCGCTGGCGGACGCCGGAGTCGAGATCCTGGGCATCCAGCAGCTCACCCGCCGGGTGGATCTGCAGTTCGTGGTCCGGGAGCGGGACTACGCCGCGAGCGTCCAGGCCCTGCACGCGCGCCTGGTATGCGGGGGCGGGCGGCTGCGCTCGGCGGCCTGAGGCGTCGACGCCGGATCGAAGTGGGGGCTGACATGACGATGGAACAGGACGGCCGGGGCCCTGCGGCGCCGGCCGAGGCGGCCGCCGTCCGCCGGGCGGTGGCGGCTTCGGCGGTGGGCAACGCCACCGAGTGGTTCGACTACGGGATCTACGCCTACGGGGTGACCTACATCTCGGCGGCGCTGTTTCCGGGGGAGGCCGCGCAGGCGACGCTGTTCGCGTTGGCGACGTTCGCGATCTCGTTCCTGGTGCGGCCGCTGGGGGGCTTCTTCTGGGGCCCGCTGGGCGACCGCCTGGGGCGCAAGAGCGTGCTGGCCTTCACCATCGTGCTGATGGCCGCCGCCACGTTCCTGGTGGGCCTCCTGCCGACCCACGAGGCGGT
The Phenylobacterium zucineum HLK1 genome window above contains:
- a CDS encoding NUDIX hydrolase — encoded protein: MAPGPVSAGVLAWRARPEGPQFLLVHPGGPYWRGKDEAAWSIPKGLVEPDEADWDAARREFLEELGQPIDGEPVELPPCRLPSGKIVRAWLVEADLDVTGLKSNAFEMEWPPRSGRWAAFPEVDKAAWFAAGEARARLHKGQRPLLEAALAKLAGR
- a CDS encoding mechanosensitive ion channel family protein, with the translated sequence MTLADLTAFAAPYPWLETLWALALLVAAAAVANLLVKPLIVRVLARVFDGLSHRVSHEDALPVARRLANILPAVVIAQGIVLVPHLPVGVVTVTRNVCSAFVILMVVLALSAALNLLNDLYQRRPTAMSRPIKGYLQVVKILLFAAAAVLMAAALMERSPLLLLSGLGAMAAVLMLVFKDTILSLVASVQIASNDMVRLGDWVEMPQLNADGDVIDIALHTVKIQNWDKTITTIPTQRLITDSFKNWRGMQESGGRRIKRALMLDQTSVRFLADEDRERLRRMSLIADYLDRKQAELDAWNQRLLADGRDPVNTRQLTNLGTFRAYVQAYLEAHPTIARNMTLLVRQLQPTPEGLPIEIYCFTATTAWAEYEGVQSDIFDHLYAVLPEFGLRVFQAPTGLDLQRLAAA
- a CDS encoding MarR family winged helix-turn-helix transcriptional regulator; amino-acid sequence: MDTRLTSALIAIRRIVRAAEFAARDISRASGLTPSQLLVLQLVDRQGVLSAGGIAEAARLSQATVTALLDKLEQRGLLMRRRGETDRRRVDVVLTPAGREALAGTPDLLQDRFAARFEKLADWEQASLVAALERVAVLLDADTIDASPILDIGSLQRSAPPET
- the ectA gene encoding diaminobutyrate acetyltransferase; amino-acid sequence: MTTASLRRAAGGLGVRVDPSPGRVELRAPTLADGPDVHALIRACPPLDENSAYCNLLQCAHFADTCVTAVDGEGLAGWLSAYVSPAEPDTIFVWQVAVAPRARGTGLGGRMLAELLSRPACRGVRRLTTTITEGNQPSWRMFGRLAERLGAPLTREPCFLEGVHLPAGHSTEHMVAIGPFDPAATRA
- the ectB gene encoding diaminobutyrate--2-oxoglutarate transaminase, which encodes MYDAEAPARADTAFAPFDRLESRVRSYCRSFPAVFVRGSGAWLYDADGKAYLDFLSGCASLNYGHNHPALKQRLVEYIADDGVAHSLDMHSRAKAEFLEAFEAAILRPRGMFYRAQFTGPTGANAVEAALKLARKITGRTNVIAFTNGFHGVTLGALAATGSGGHRASGGLPAQGVSRAAYDGYYGPDVDTAAQLDKLLSDPSGGIDPPAAILVETVQGEGGLNVASAEWLRAIEAIARKHGALFIIDDIQAGCGRAGGFFSFEDMGVTPDIVTMAKSLSGLGLPMALTLIRPERDVWHPGQHNGTFRGNCHAFVTAKAAIDTFWRDDAFAERTAAKGERLRARLEEIAGKHPDVVRGTKGRGMMRGIDVGSGEVSGRIVKAAFERGLVIETSGPRDEIVKVLAPLTIADEDLDRGLDILSAAIADIRGRVQLNAA
- a CDS encoding ectoine synthase, coding for MIVRDLSQAEKTDRRVVSKGWESTRLLLKDDAMGFSFHITTIYEGAELPMHYKNHLEAVYCISGEGSIEDLATGQVHEIRPGVLYALDKHDRHVLRGRTQMVMACAFNPPVTGREVHDETGAYPLEAEMA
- the thpD gene encoding ectoine hydroxylase; translation: MASKPAWQPRIDPVAHSRWTPEAPISAEQHVMFERDGYLVLENLFSAAEVATLQRELERMRKMPASLETETLIAEPGSGALRSVFAIHAQNRLFGRLAADERLVSVARHLLGDEVYIHQSRLNYKSGFDGREFYWHSDFETWHVEDGMPRMRALSMSVQLADNHAVNGPLMVMPGSQRTYVSCVGETPEDHYKQSLRKQEYGVPDRDSLARLAETCGIVAPTGPAGSVVLFDCNTMHGSNGNITPFPRANAFIVYNSVSNRLVEPFGGRAPRPEFIATREGFEPLTAMGGDLAEGRAA
- a CDS encoding aspartate kinase; its protein translation is MGVHTVEKIGGTSISDTRAVLDNILIGARTGAELYNRIFVVSAYAGVTDRLLEHKKTGRPGVYALFAAAASGEGEAWRTAIDDLLTHLRALNAERFTDPADLAAADAFVEQRVETARSCLGDLQRLCAQGHFRLDAQLGAVREMLASIGEAQSAHNLTLELRRRGVNARMVDLTGWDEPDAVELDELLARAFADVDLASELPIATGYAKAGKGLMAEYGRGYSEVVFSRTAVVTGAREATIHKEFHLSSADPKLVGPGAVRKVGRTNYDVADQLANLGMEAIHPRAARGLRQAGIPLCVRNTFDPEDRGTTIWSDFVSEQPRVEIICGLTGLTALELFEPDMVGVKGYDAGILAVLTRHAARIVSKASNANTISHYLDATPKQVKRVIADLEREFPNATVTTQQVAVVAVIGSDLNIPGLTAAAAQALADAGVEILGIQQLTRRVDLQFVVRERDYAASVQALHARLVCGGGRLRSAA